Proteins encoded together in one Balaenoptera musculus isolate JJ_BM4_2016_0621 chromosome 6, mBalMus1.pri.v3, whole genome shotgun sequence window:
- the ST6GALNAC6 gene encoding alpha-N-acetylgalactosaminide alpha-2,6-sialyltransferase 6 isoform X4, whose amino-acid sequence MSSNKEQRSAVFVILFALITILILYSSNSANEVFHYGSLRGRSRRPVNLKKWSITDGYTPILGNKTLPSRCHQCVIVTSSSHLLGTKLGPEIERAECTIRMNDAPTTGYSADVGNKTTFRVVAHSSVFRVLRRPQEFVNRTPETVFIFWGPPNKMQKPQGSLVRVIQRAGLVFPNMEAYAVSLGRMRQFDDLFRSETGKDREKSHSWLSTGWFTMVIAVELCDHVHVYGMVPPDYCSGPACSACPTTTMSPRGRTSVSPTSRMSTAARATTTASSRKRGSSRPGPSCTESPSPTPPGPRPPCL is encoded by the exons gaGCAGCGGTCAGCAGTGTTCGTGATCCTCTTTGCCCTCATCACCATCCTCATCCTCTACAGCTCCAACAGTGCCAATGAAGTCTTTCATTATGGCTCCCTGCGGGGCCGTAGCCGCCGGCCCGTCAACCTCAAGAAGTGGAGCATCACGGACGGCTACACCCCCATTCTCGGCAACAAG ACTCTGCCCTCCCGGTGCCACCAGTGTGTGATTGTCACCAGCTCCAGCCACCTGCTGGGCACCAAGCTGGGCCCTGAGATCGAGCGGGCCGAGTGCACAATCCGCATGAATGACGCACCCACCACGGGGTACTCAGCCGATGTGGGCAACAAGACCACCTTCCGCGTAGTGGCCCATTCCAGCGTATTCCGTGTGCTGCGGAGGCCCCAGGAGTTCGTCAACCGGACCCCTGAAACCGTGTTCATCTTCTGGGGTCCCCCAAACAAGATGCAGAAGCCCCAGGGCAGCCTGGTGCGCGTCATCCAGCGGGCAGGCCTGGTGTTCCCCAATATGGAGGCTTACGCCGTCTCTCTTGGCCGCATGCGCCAGTTTGATGACCTCTTCCGGAGTGAGACAGGCAAGGACAG GGAAAAGTCCCACTCGTGGCTGAGCACAGGCTGGTTCACCATGGTGATTGCGGTGGAGTTGTGTGACCATGTGCACGTCTATGGCATGGTCCCCCCCGACTACTGCAG CGGCCCCGCCTGCAGCGCATGCCCTACCACTACTATGAGCCCAAGGGGCCGGACGAGTGTGTCACCTACATCCAGAATGAGCACAGCCGCAAGGGCAACCACCACCGCTTCATCACGGAAAAGAGGGTCTTCTCGTCCTGGGCCCAGCTGTACGGAATCACCTTCTCCCACCCCTCCTGGACCTAGGCCACCCTGCCTGTGA